The Paenibacillus sp. BIC5C1 DNA segment TCAAGGGATTGCACGCGGGCAAGTGAATCCCAATGCAGCCAAGCAGACACTGCAGGGTCATCGGCCTGATCTGTCACGGGAGAAGGTTCAGCAGGACTGACAAAATAGCCGGACTTGTCCTTGACGTAAACGTTCCCCCGTTCCTTTAATTCCTGATAGGCCTTAAAAACGGTGAGGCGATGTACACCGAGCAGCTCGGACAGGCTCCGCACGGACGGCAGCTTCTCATGCTCTTTCCACTCTCCGGCTTCGATCCGTACAACCAGATAATGTACCACTTGCTCATATAGTTTCAGGCTGTTATCTGTCATCAACATGGCTTTGCCCACCCGGCTCACGCTCCTTTTGAACTCCATTGTAACAGCAAACGGGAACTAACTGTTCTGTTTTATTCATTCTGTTCTGTAGACAGTGCTATATGATGGAGAGCAGATGAAGGAGGGGCTAGCATGGTTGCAGTAGCATTTACCGTAATGTGTCTTATTTTTGGAACAACGTTTCTAGCGATTAAAATTGGTGTGGAGGCAGGCATGCCGCCTTTTCTGTCGGCCGGACTGCGCTTTATCATTGCAGGTGCTCTAATGTTTGCATGGATGTGGATGAAAGGGAAAGTGAACCTGTCTTTACTATGGCGGAAAGAGATGCTCTTGACGGGGGCCGGATTGACTTTCGGGACCTTTGCGACCTTATATTGGGCTGAACAATATGTGAGCTCGGGTGTTGGCGCGATTCTGTCAGCAACAGGTCCACTGATGATTATGGTGATGCAGACAGCGTTGTTGCGTCAAAAAACGTCTGCACGCATGATTGCGGGATGCCTGATTGGTTTTGCCGGAGTTATCCTCGTTGTATTGCCTGGTGTATCCATTGGTGGTAATTCACTGTGGTTATGGGGCTGTATTGCTGTATTGGTGGGTGAAGTCTGTTACTCGGCAGGTGCGTTGTACTCCAAAAAGGTCATTAACAAGTTTAAGGAAGCTAGTCCTGTAGCCATCAATGCGGTGCAAATGATGTACGGAGGTCTACTTTTATCCGGGCTCTCGGCAGTGACAGAATCATGGAGTACAGCAGGACTGGATTGGTTGCCAGCGGTATCTTCCCTGATCTATTTGACAGTAGTTGGT contains these protein-coding regions:
- a CDS encoding DMT family transporter, giving the protein MVAVAFTVMCLIFGTTFLAIKIGVEAGMPPFLSAGLRFIIAGALMFAWMWMKGKVNLSLLWRKEMLLTGAGLTFGTFATLYWAEQYVSSGVGAILSATGPLMIMVMQTALLRQKTSARMIAGCLIGFAGVILVVLPGVSIGGNSLWLWGCIAVLVGEVCYSAGALYSKKVINKFKEASPVAINAVQMMYGGLLLSGLSAVTESWSTAGLDWLPAVSSLIYLTVVGSMVGHSLFYWIMSRTNPLFPATWLYISPPIAVGLGAVLYNEHVSWITWLGVVLIVSGLLAMNEKVMGWLKRGKHTTSLGQTNML